In Bacilli bacterium, one genomic interval encodes:
- a CDS encoding response regulator: protein MSLRVLVVDDTKFMRAMLKDILVQFGYEVIGEAENGKQGVQMYDSLRPDIVLMDISMPEKDGISALKDMLAIDPDAVILICSGMSQQDLISEAMKAGAKGYVMKPFKQNKILEVITRYAMPFIEQKKLPADEPPIGDEPAPNAADAAVADAGAIAQTDEADAIMVAESPMISALLDTEPDTSNDELPELATEAADLPPIEDAATLQPDWTETLTEETMGETLAEETLVEESLVGETAMEETLAEETLVEETLTAAEAEEQAEEQAEEMIVPAKEQAEEITAQTEIANAEEAVAATGTLEELFARTMRQLVEKNRKILEKGTSIPPSGAKVINLFRSDAGVKDFISSYTCRWKEEVDGNAIGYLVTYTEGDNKISIETVGGNNNEEGMPLTYDSLKNLLTWLEPKLAITNNHGKELGKKAEM from the coding sequence ATGTCATTGAGAGTATTGGTCGTGGATGATACGAAATTCATGCGGGCCATGTTGAAGGATATTCTCGTCCAATTCGGATACGAGGTGATCGGCGAGGCGGAAAACGGCAAACAAGGGGTGCAGATGTACGACAGCCTGCGGCCCGATATTGTGCTGATGGATATTTCCATGCCGGAAAAAGACGGGATTTCCGCATTAAAAGACATGCTCGCGATCGATCCGGACGCCGTCATCCTGATTTGTTCCGGGATGAGCCAGCAAGATCTGATTTCCGAGGCGATGAAAGCGGGGGCAAAAGGTTACGTGATGAAGCCGTTCAAGCAGAATAAAATTCTGGAAGTCATTACGCGTTACGCAATGCCTTTCATCGAGCAGAAAAAATTGCCGGCGGACGAGCCGCCAATTGGCGACGAACCTGCGCCCAATGCCGCGGATGCGGCCGTTGCGGACGCCGGGGCGATTGCCCAGACGGATGAAGCGGATGCCATCATGGTCGCGGAATCGCCCATGATTTCGGCATTGCTGGATACGGAACCGGATACAAGCAATGATGAACTGCCGGAGTTGGCAACGGAGGCGGCGGATTTGCCGCCGATAGAAGATGCCGCGACGCTTCAGCCGGACTGGACGGAAACATTAACGGAAGAAACGATGGGAGAAACGTTGGCAGAAGAAACATTAGTGGAAGAATCGTTAGTAGGGGAAACTGCAATGGAAGAAACTTTGGCGGAAGAAACGTTAGTGGAAGAAACGTTAACCGCGGCGGAAGCGGAAGAACAAGCGGAAGAACAAGCGGAAGAGATGATTGTGCCGGCTAAAGAGCAGGCGGAAGAGATTACTGCGCAGACGGAAATCGCCAATGCGGAGGAAGCGGTCGCGGCAACCGGCACGCTGGAAGAGTTGTTTGCGCGGACGATGCGGCAACTGGTGGAAAAGAACCGGAAAATTTTGGAGAAAGGCACGTCCATCCCGCCGTCCGGCGCGAAAGTTATTAATCTGTTTAGGAGTGATGCAGGCGTGAAAGATTTTATCAGCAGCTATACTTGCCGTTGGAAAGAAGAAGTGGACGGGAATGCGATCGGCTATCTGGTAACATACACGGAAGGAGACAATAAAATATCCATCGAAACCGTTGGCGGCAATAACAATGAAGAAGGAATGCCCCTGACATACGACAGCCTGAAAAATTTGTTGACATGGTTGGAGCCGAAATTGGCGATCACGAACAACCACGGCAAAGAATTGGGCAAAAAGGCGGAAATGTGA